A portion of the Bombina bombina isolate aBomBom1 chromosome 9, aBomBom1.pri, whole genome shotgun sequence genome contains these proteins:
- the LOC128640454 gene encoding uncharacterized protein LOC128640454 — protein sequence MERLRKILGASVKAVKAPLRRDHRTCQEYIQDSLARGFIRPSSSPLGAGFFFVGKKDGGLRPCIDYRGLNQITVKNSYPLPLIPELFTYLQGATIFTKLDLRGAYNLIRMRKSDEWKTAFNTRFGHYEYLVMPFGLCNAPAVFQHFVNEIFRDFLNSFVIIYLDDILIFSHNYQDYVHHVRKVLQRLRDNHLFAKLEKCSFHQKSIPFLGYVISESGFEMDPNKLSSILDWPRPDSLKALQWFLGFANYYRKFIKGEYIQDSLARGFIRPSSSPLGAGFFFVGKKDGGLQPCIDYRGLNQITVKNSYPLPLIPELFTYLQGATIFTKLDLRGAYNLIRMRKGDEWKTAFNTRFGHYEYLVMPFGLCNAPAVFQHFVNEIFRDFLNSFVIIYLDDILIFSHNYQDYVHHVRKVLQRLRDNHLFAKLEKCSFHQKSIPFLGYVISESGFEMDPNKLSSILDWPRPDSLKALQWFLGFANYYRKFIKG from the exons gaatatatccaagatagtttggctagaggttttattcgaccttcctcttctcctcttggggcaggtttcttttttgtgggaaagaaggatggaggactgcgaccttgtattgattatcggggtttgaatcaaatcacagtcaagaatagttaccctctgcctcttattcctgaactgtttacttatcttcaaggagctacaatatttaccaaactggaccttcgtggtgcttataaccttattcgcatgcgcaaaagtgacgaatggaagacagcctttaacactcgatttgggcattatgaatatctggtcatgccctttgggctgtgtaatgcccctgctgtttttcaacacttcgtgaatgagatctttcgggattttttgaactccttcgtcattatctaccttgacgatattttaattttttcccacaattatcaagattatgtacaccatgtcaggaaggttttgcaacggttacgagacaatcatctatttgccaagttggagaaatgttcatttcatcaaaaatccatacccttcttgggttatgtaatatctgaatctggatttgaaatggatccgaataaactttcttccattttggactggcctagacctgattctcttaaggctctacaatggtttcttggctttgccaattattacaggaaatttatcaaagga gaatatatccaagatagtttggctagaggttttattcgaccttcctcttctcctcttggggcaggtttcttttttgtgggaaagaaggatggaggactgcaaccttgtattgattatcggggtttgaatcaaatcacagtcaagaatagttaccctctgcctcttattcctgaactgtttacttatcttcaaggagctacaatatttaccaaactggaccttcgtggtgcttataaccttattcgcatgcgcaaaggtgacgaatggaagacagcctttaacactcgatttgggcattatgaatatctggtcatgccctttgggctgtgtaatgcccctgctgtttttcaacacttcgtgaatgagatctttcgggattttttgaactccttcgtcattatctaccttgacgatattttaattttttcccacaattatcaagattatgtacaccatgtcaggaaggttttgcaacggttacgagacaatcatctatttgccaagttggagaaatgttcatttcatcaaaaatccatacccttcttgggttatgtaatatctgaatctggatttgaaatggatccgaataaactttcttccattttggactggcctagacctgattctcttaaggctctacaatggtttcttggctttgccaattattacaggaaatttatcaaagga